A single region of the Actinoplanes sp. SE50/110 genome encodes:
- a CDS encoding DUF6232 family protein, giving the protein MSTRTYYSGSDAEVTDALFTWHTAPESLIFAIADLRHVGLVQSPARTRPYAPHLAAGALLAVAAGWTLLADPTLYVIGFLAIIGPVLAFSWRERRRWELHAQYHGSAVVLYSSGDVRVFNQVGRALRRAMEDGRRTPWGYGLAAA; this is encoded by the coding sequence ATGAGCACACGCACCTACTACAGTGGGTCGGACGCCGAAGTCACCGACGCTCTCTTCACCTGGCACACCGCGCCGGAGTCATTGATCTTCGCCATTGCGGATCTGCGGCATGTCGGGTTGGTCCAGTCGCCCGCGCGCACCCGTCCGTACGCTCCGCATCTCGCCGCCGGCGCCCTGCTGGCCGTCGCCGCCGGGTGGACCCTGCTCGCCGACCCGACACTCTACGTAATCGGCTTCCTCGCGATCATCGGCCCGGTCCTCGCCTTCTCCTGGCGGGAGCGTCGCCGATGGGAGCTCCACGCGCAGTATCACGGCAGCGCCGTGGTCCTTTACTCCTCCGGCGACGTGCGGGTGTTCAATCAGGTCGGCCGGGCCCTGCGCCGAGCCATGGAAGATGGTCGCCGCACCCCCTGGGGCTACGGCCTGGCTGCCGCCTGA
- a CDS encoding DUF2231 domain-containing protein produces MESRLRIAGQAVQPVLVMFPLGLFAMAVLFDLADLLGGPNILGALAYWNVAAGLVVGVLAALAGAIDVMFLRRPQARRLGALRTLINIGVLVVFAVVLMVRVRAPERVAGGGLFMIELLALGLAGFGAWFTSELANGRTPAFARAAAGARDF; encoded by the coding sequence ATGGAGAGCCGATTGAGGATCGCCGGGCAGGCGGTACAGCCCGTCCTGGTGATGTTCCCACTGGGCCTGTTCGCCATGGCCGTTTTGTTCGATCTCGCCGATTTGCTCGGGGGGCCTAACATCCTTGGCGCACTGGCGTACTGGAACGTCGCCGCCGGACTGGTCGTCGGCGTACTGGCCGCGCTGGCCGGGGCGATCGACGTGATGTTCCTGCGCCGCCCGCAGGCGCGCCGGCTGGGCGCGCTGCGCACCCTGATCAACATCGGGGTGCTGGTGGTCTTCGCGGTCGTGCTGATGGTCCGCGTCCGCGCTCCGGAGCGGGTGGCCGGCGGCGGACTGTTCATGATCGAGCTGCTCGCGCTCGGGCTGGCCGGTTTCGGCGCCTGGTTCACCAGCGAGCTCGCCAACGGGCGGACCCCGGCGTTCGCCCGCGCGGCGGCCGGCGCCCGCGACTTCTGA
- a CDS encoding helix-turn-helix transcriptional regulator, whose product MPEGDSPTVARRRVRLALREAREKADLTQLQVADEMEWSLSKVIRIENGDVSISPNDLRPLLAFLGIRDRPTVAALIGDARIARTRQRQAWFQLPEFRENLTDATRKLIEYEHEAAQMRSYSVYYIPGPLQTPDYARALMTRFEDELSDAQMSRRIEARKLRRESLLTRAQSGQVRIAVMLDESVLRRTIGGATVFAAQLRELRRLIDAGTITMRMVPFSLDAAVTNNASFDLLVLGEGEVLYRETGLSDEMIEDRDVTAKHRARWNKVWDEVADEAATLAFIDRQIKILENPIEAYGRQPPLPD is encoded by the coding sequence ATGCCCGAGGGCGATTCACCCACCGTCGCACGCCGGCGCGTCCGGCTCGCGCTGCGCGAGGCGCGGGAAAAGGCCGATCTGACCCAGCTCCAGGTCGCCGACGAGATGGAATGGTCGCTCAGCAAGGTGATCCGGATCGAGAACGGTGACGTCTCGATCTCCCCCAACGATCTGCGCCCGCTGCTCGCCTTCCTCGGCATCCGGGACAGGCCGACGGTCGCCGCGCTGATCGGCGATGCCCGGATCGCCCGCACCCGGCAGCGGCAGGCCTGGTTCCAACTGCCCGAGTTCCGGGAGAATCTGACCGACGCCACCCGCAAACTCATCGAATACGAGCACGAGGCCGCCCAGATGCGGTCCTATTCGGTCTATTACATTCCCGGTCCGCTGCAGACCCCGGATTACGCGAGAGCGTTGATGACCCGGTTCGAGGACGAGCTCAGTGATGCTCAGATGAGCCGCCGGATCGAGGCGCGCAAACTGCGCCGGGAATCGCTGCTCACCCGCGCCCAGTCCGGCCAGGTGCGGATCGCGGTGATGCTCGACGAGTCGGTGCTGCGGCGCACCATCGGCGGCGCCACGGTCTTCGCCGCCCAGTTGCGCGAGCTGCGCCGGCTGATCGACGCCGGGACGATCACCATGCGGATGGTGCCGTTCTCGCTGGACGCCGCGGTCACCAACAACGCCAGCTTCGACCTGCTGGTGCTGGGTGAGGGCGAGGTGCTCTACCGGGAGACCGGGCTGAGCGACGAGATGATCGAGGATCGGGACGTGACGGCGAAACACCGCGCCCGCTGGAACAAGGTGTGGGACGAGGTGGCCGACGAGGCCGCCACGCTCGCCTTCATCGATCGACAGATCAAGATCCTGGAGAACCCGATCGAGGCGTACGGTCGTCAGCCCCCGTTGCCGGACTGA
- the ligD gene encoding non-homologous end-joining DNA ligase has translation MPDRIPIRLDGHDLELSNLDKVLFPATGVTKAEVIDYYTRIAPVLLPHLRDRPVTRIRYPNGVEGAHFFEKNKPAGTPDWVRLVTLPVPGSTKSRETVEFVVVDELATLVWLANLAAIELHTPQWRVGAHPDMLVVDLDPGAPAGLRECSAVAVLMRDRLAEDGIAAFPKTSGKKGMQLCCPISGAQDAGVVSGYAKRVAEELARLVPGSITAKMAKQLRPGKIFIDWSQNNAAKTTVTPYSLRAGPAPTASTPLTWPETEAMAIGDAEARQFTAAEALDRAQTHGDLLTGLLESGPAVPV, from the coding sequence ATGCCTGACCGGATCCCGATCCGCCTGGACGGCCATGACCTGGAGCTGTCCAACCTCGACAAGGTGCTGTTCCCGGCGACCGGCGTGACCAAGGCCGAGGTGATCGACTACTACACCCGGATCGCCCCGGTTCTGCTGCCGCATCTGCGCGACCGCCCGGTCACCCGGATCCGCTATCCGAACGGTGTCGAGGGCGCGCACTTCTTCGAGAAGAACAAGCCGGCCGGCACCCCGGACTGGGTGCGCCTGGTGACGCTGCCCGTCCCGGGGTCCACCAAGAGCCGGGAGACCGTCGAGTTCGTGGTCGTCGACGAACTGGCCACCCTGGTCTGGCTGGCCAATCTGGCCGCGATCGAGCTGCACACCCCGCAGTGGCGGGTCGGTGCCCACCCGGACATGCTGGTCGTCGATCTGGACCCGGGGGCGCCGGCCGGGCTGCGCGAGTGTTCCGCGGTGGCGGTGCTGATGCGCGACCGGCTGGCCGAGGACGGGATCGCCGCGTTCCCGAAGACGTCCGGCAAGAAGGGGATGCAGCTGTGCTGCCCGATCTCGGGTGCCCAGGACGCCGGGGTGGTCTCCGGGTACGCCAAACGGGTGGCCGAGGAGCTGGCGCGGCTGGTGCCGGGGTCGATCACCGCGAAGATGGCCAAGCAGCTGCGGCCGGGAAAGATCTTCATCGACTGGAGCCAGAACAACGCGGCCAAGACCACGGTCACCCCGTACTCCCTGCGGGCCGGCCCGGCGCCGACCGCGTCGACGCCGCTGACCTGGCCGGAAACCGAGGCGATGGCCATCGGGGACGCGGAGGCCCGCCAGTTCACCGCGGCGGAGGCGCTGGACCGCGCACAAACCCACGGTGACCTGCTGACCGGCCTGCTCGAGTCGGGTCCCGCCGTGCCGGTTTGA
- the ligD gene encoding non-homologous end-joining DNA ligase, with translation MPESPLSPMLATAGDLPVGTEWSYEFKWDGVRVLALFSGGPPELYARSGAVVTAAYPEIADLHLPEGTLLDGEMVCFDAAGRPSFTALAERMHVRDRQRAARLAVTLPATYLIFDLLYLDGMDYTGLPYLARRERLEELDLAGQRWMVPPSFGDGAATAAAARENQLEGVMAKRSDSVYLPGQRSADWVKVKFDRTGDYVIGGWRPGARKLGGLLIGVPTPAGLAFRGRVGGGIGAVAERDLLDRLAPLAAPDSPFAPGAVPRADAKGAHWVRPELVAEIKYGNQTPDRRLRFPRFLRLRSDKSPAECTDDA, from the coding sequence GTGCCGGAATCTCCGCTGTCCCCGATGCTCGCCACGGCGGGCGACCTGCCCGTGGGCACGGAGTGGAGCTACGAGTTCAAGTGGGACGGGGTGCGCGTTCTCGCACTGTTCAGCGGCGGCCCGCCGGAGCTGTACGCCCGGTCCGGGGCGGTGGTGACCGCGGCGTACCCGGAGATCGCCGATCTGCACCTGCCCGAGGGCACCCTGCTGGACGGGGAGATGGTCTGTTTCGACGCGGCCGGCCGCCCGTCGTTCACCGCGCTGGCCGAGCGGATGCACGTCCGGGACCGGCAGCGCGCCGCCCGCCTCGCGGTCACCCTGCCGGCCACCTACCTGATCTTCGACCTGCTCTACCTGGACGGCATGGACTACACCGGCCTGCCCTACCTGGCCCGCCGGGAGCGTCTGGAGGAGCTGGATCTGGCCGGGCAGCGCTGGATGGTGCCGCCGTCGTTCGGCGACGGCGCGGCCACCGCGGCGGCCGCCCGGGAGAACCAGCTGGAGGGGGTGATGGCCAAGCGTTCCGACTCGGTGTACCTGCCCGGCCAGCGATCCGCGGACTGGGTCAAGGTGAAGTTCGACCGCACCGGCGACTATGTGATCGGCGGCTGGCGCCCGGGCGCGCGCAAGCTCGGCGGCCTGCTGATCGGCGTGCCGACTCCGGCGGGCCTGGCGTTCCGGGGCCGGGTCGGCGGCGGTATCGGCGCCGTCGCCGAGCGGGATCTGCTCGACCGGCTGGCGCCGCTCGCCGCACCGGATTCGCCGTTCGCTCCCGGCGCGGTGCCGCGCGCGGATGCCAAAGGCGCCCACTGGGTACGCCCGGAGCTGGTCGCCGAGATCAAGTACGGCAACCAGACCCCCGACCGCCGGCTGCGGTTCCCCCGCTTCCTGCGGTTGCGCTCGGACAAGTCGCCCGCGGAGTGCACCGACGATGCCTGA
- a CDS encoding Ku protein — MRAIWKGAVSFGLVSIAVKLYSATEEKDIRFHQVHRTDGGRIKYQRTCSVDGEAVSYDDIAKGYDIGGGEMVILTDEDFADLPLSTSRAIDVLEFVPAEQIDPILFAKSYYLEPEGQAAKPYVLLRDALRDADRVAIVKIAIRQREQLATLRVREGVLVLNTMLWPDEVRVPEFGFLDDEVKARPAELAMASSLIDSMAADFQPDEFTDNYRAALQEVIDAKVEGREVVQPEEAEEAAPAAVDLMAALKASVERAKKARGEAAEEKPGKKAAPAKKAAPAKKAAPAKKAAPRKSAASGRAAKKSA; from the coding sequence ATGCGCGCGATCTGGAAAGGTGCGGTCTCGTTCGGTCTGGTGTCGATCGCCGTCAAGCTGTACTCGGCGACCGAGGAGAAGGACATCCGCTTCCACCAGGTACACCGCACCGACGGGGGACGGATCAAGTATCAGCGGACGTGTTCCGTGGACGGCGAGGCGGTCAGTTACGACGACATCGCCAAGGGGTACGACATCGGCGGCGGAGAAATGGTGATCTTGACGGATGAGGACTTCGCGGACCTCCCGTTGAGCACGTCCCGCGCCATTGACGTGCTGGAATTCGTGCCGGCCGAGCAGATCGACCCGATCCTGTTCGCCAAGTCGTATTACCTCGAGCCCGAAGGTCAGGCGGCCAAGCCGTACGTGCTGCTGCGCGACGCGCTGCGGGATGCCGACCGGGTGGCCATCGTCAAGATCGCGATCCGGCAGCGGGAACAGCTCGCCACCCTGCGGGTCCGCGAGGGCGTGCTGGTGCTCAACACCATGCTCTGGCCGGACGAGGTGCGGGTGCCGGAGTTCGGCTTCCTCGACGACGAGGTCAAGGCGCGGCCGGCCGAGCTGGCGATGGCCAGCTCGCTGATCGACTCGATGGCCGCCGACTTCCAGCCGGACGAGTTCACCGACAACTACCGGGCAGCGCTTCAGGAGGTGATCGACGCCAAGGTGGAGGGCCGGGAGGTGGTCCAGCCGGAGGAGGCCGAGGAGGCGGCGCCGGCGGCGGTCGACCTGATGGCGGCGCTGAAGGCGTCGGTGGAGCGGGCCAAGAAGGCCCGGGGTGAGGCCGCCGAGGAGAAACCGGGGAAGAAGGCGGCTCCGGCCAAGAAGGCGGCTCCGGCCAAGAAGGCGGCTCCGGCCAAGAAGGCGGCTCCCCGAAAATCGGCGGCTTCGGGAAGAGCCGCCAAGAAGTCCGCCTAG
- a CDS encoding NUDIX domain-containing protein: MGLTWAESYLGKVRASIGDTDTIFFVGARTVVFDEQGRLLLIQRSDNHRWAIPAGAMELGESMEDCAVRELWEETGLRATSLTPYAFYTAYTYTNDYGHTYQQVLMSFVVHSWEGELLRQTDESVDAGWFALDELPGPKSFVLDEALADLETFTTTNRLVMK, from the coding sequence GTGGGATTGACGTGGGCAGAGTCCTATCTGGGCAAGGTGCGCGCGAGCATCGGCGACACCGACACGATCTTCTTCGTCGGCGCGCGCACCGTGGTCTTCGACGAGCAGGGCCGGCTGCTGCTGATCCAGCGCTCGGACAACCACCGCTGGGCCATTCCGGCCGGCGCGATGGAGCTCGGCGAGAGCATGGAGGACTGCGCGGTGCGTGAGCTGTGGGAGGAGACCGGGCTGCGGGCCACCTCGCTCACGCCGTACGCGTTCTACACGGCGTACACGTACACCAACGACTACGGGCACACCTACCAGCAGGTGCTGATGAGCTTCGTGGTGCACAGCTGGGAGGGCGAGCTGCTGCGGCAGACCGACGAGAGCGTGGACGCCGGATGGTTCGCGCTGGACGAGCTGCCCGGCCCCAAATCGTTCGTGCTCGACGAGGCGCTGGCCGACCTGGAGACCTTCACCACCACTAATCGGCTGGTCATGAAATAG
- a CDS encoding MFS transporter yields MTDRKRRLSVDLTPLRTSRDFRLVFVSGAVTSFGSFISYVTIPYQVAKLTNDPLMVGLIGVCELAPILIMAFVGGALADYLDRRLLVRGSEAALALICGLLLVNSLSDTPRLWPLYVCAFLTAAVAGLQRPAMSAMLPRLVRSDELPAAMALQSLSMQFAQLIGPSLAGLLIAALDLHWVYLFDLFTFAVSLVCLTMVKAVPPPAEADRPSLRSVADGLRYAGSRPELLGTYLVDINAMFFGMPSALYPFLAERLGGPQVLGLLYAAPAVGSLIATVGSGWTARVHRHGLMVIIAAALWGVGIVGVGLSHMLWLTLFCLAFAGAADMVSGLFRMIIWNQTIPDHLRGRLGGIEMLSYTTGPLLGQLRSGLMARTSLGVGGSIWVGGALCVAGSLALAAALPRFVRYDGEHGVALKEAADAEWAAGAEGRAAAAAG; encoded by the coding sequence GTGACCGACCGCAAACGCCGGCTGAGCGTGGACCTGACCCCGCTGCGCACCTCCCGGGACTTCCGGCTCGTCTTCGTCAGCGGCGCGGTGACCAGCTTCGGCTCGTTCATCAGCTACGTCACCATCCCGTACCAGGTGGCGAAGCTGACGAACGACCCGCTGATGGTCGGCCTGATCGGGGTCTGCGAGCTGGCCCCCATCCTGATCATGGCGTTCGTCGGCGGGGCGCTCGCCGACTACCTCGACCGGCGGCTGCTGGTCCGGGGCAGTGAGGCCGCGCTCGCGCTGATCTGCGGCCTGCTGCTGGTCAACTCGCTGTCCGACACGCCGCGGCTGTGGCCGCTCTACGTCTGCGCGTTCCTCACCGCCGCGGTGGCCGGGCTGCAACGGCCGGCGATGAGCGCCATGCTGCCCCGGCTGGTGCGCTCCGACGAACTGCCGGCCGCGATGGCCCTGCAGTCACTGAGCATGCAGTTCGCCCAGCTGATCGGTCCGTCCCTGGCCGGGCTGCTGATCGCCGCCCTCGACCTGCACTGGGTCTACCTGTTCGACCTGTTCACCTTCGCCGTCTCACTGGTCTGTCTGACCATGGTCAAGGCCGTCCCGCCGCCCGCCGAGGCGGACCGCCCGTCGCTGCGCAGCGTGGCCGACGGGCTGCGCTACGCCGGGTCGCGGCCCGAACTGCTCGGCACCTACCTGGTCGACATCAACGCGATGTTCTTCGGCATGCCGTCCGCGCTCTACCCGTTCCTGGCCGAACGGCTCGGCGGCCCGCAGGTGCTCGGCCTGCTCTACGCCGCGCCGGCGGTCGGCTCGCTGATCGCCACGGTCGGCTCCGGCTGGACCGCCCGGGTGCACCGGCACGGCCTCATGGTGATCATCGCGGCCGCGCTCTGGGGCGTCGGGATCGTCGGCGTGGGCCTGTCCCACATGCTCTGGCTGACCCTGTTCTGCCTGGCCTTCGCCGGGGCGGCGGACATGGTCTCCGGCCTCTTCCGGATGATCATCTGGAATCAGACCATCCCCGACCACCTGCGCGGACGGCTCGGCGGGATCGAGATGCTGTCGTACACCACCGGGCCGCTGCTGGGCCAGCTCCGCTCCGGGCTGATGGCGCGCACCTCGCTCGGGGTGGGCGGGTCGATCTGGGTGGGCGGCGCGCTCTGCGTGGCCGGCAGCCTGGCGCTGGCCGCGGCGCTGCCCAGGTTCGTCCGGTACGACGGGGAGCACGGGGTGGCACTCAAGGAGGCGGCCGACGCGGAGTGGGCGGCCGGCGCCGAAGGCCGCGCGGCGGCCGCGGCCGGCTGA
- a CDS encoding PadR family transcriptional regulator, producing the protein MGEAAQLASGLKRGTLEFCVLAMVEFEDRYGTEIVRRLAEEQSLAATEGTIYPLLSRLRRGGMLDSKWAESPSGPPRRYYSLTPSGKSALENFRTEWVPFRQTVDRLVGTGGVA; encoded by the coding sequence ATGGGAGAGGCAGCGCAGCTGGCGTCCGGGCTCAAGCGCGGAACGCTCGAATTTTGCGTGCTCGCGATGGTGGAGTTCGAGGATCGGTACGGCACCGAGATCGTCCGGCGGCTCGCCGAGGAGCAGTCCCTCGCCGCGACCGAGGGGACGATCTATCCGCTGCTGTCCCGGCTTCGCCGCGGCGGCATGCTGGACAGCAAGTGGGCGGAGTCGCCCAGCGGCCCGCCCCGGCGCTACTACAGCCTCACCCCGTCCGGGAAGTCCGCGCTCGAGAATTTCCGCACCGAGTGGGTGCCGTTCCGTCAGACCGTCGACCGTCTCGTGGGGACCGGTGGAGTCGCATGA
- a CDS encoding DNA repair helicase XPB, translated as MNGGPLIVQSDKTLLLEVDHPDAQACRMAIAPFAELERSPEHVHTYRLTPLGLWNSRAAGHDAESVVDALITYSRYPVPHALLVDVAETMDRYGRLQLLNDPVHGLVLRGLDRIVLLEVSKSKKLAGMLGARLDDETIAVHASERGRLKQALLKLGWPAEDLAGYVDGEAHPIELRQDGWTLRSYQQEAVDGFWAGGSGVVVLPCGAGKTLVGAAAMATAKATTLILVTNTVAGRQWKRELIARTTLTEEEIGEYSGERKEIRPVTIATYQVLTARRGGNFTHLDLFGARDWGLVVYDEVHLLPAPIFRFTADLQARRRLGLTATLVREDGREGDVFSLIGPKRYDAPWKDIEAQGWIAPAECVEVRVTLTEQERMAYAVTDAEERYKAAATARTKLPVVKALVARHPQEQVLVIGGFLDQLHTLGEYLDAPIVEGSTSNKERERLFDAFRSGELRTLVLSKVGNFSIDLPEAAVAIQVSGTFGSRQEEAQRLGRVLRPKGDGRQAHFYSVVSRDTIDTEYAAHRQRFLAEQGYAYTIVDADDVLQVD; from the coding sequence GTGAACGGCGGACCGCTGATCGTTCAGTCGGACAAGACCCTGCTCCTTGAAGTCGATCACCCGGATGCCCAGGCCTGCCGGATGGCGATCGCGCCGTTCGCCGAGCTGGAGCGCTCCCCGGAGCACGTGCACACGTACCGGCTGACCCCGCTCGGCCTGTGGAACTCGCGGGCCGCCGGGCACGACGCCGAGAGCGTCGTCGACGCCCTGATCACATATTCGCGATACCCGGTGCCCCACGCCCTGCTCGTCGACGTCGCCGAGACGATGGACCGCTACGGCCGGCTGCAACTGCTCAACGACCCGGTGCACGGCCTGGTCCTGCGGGGGCTCGACAGGATCGTGCTGCTCGAGGTGTCGAAATCGAAGAAGCTGGCCGGCATGCTCGGCGCCCGGCTCGACGACGAGACCATCGCGGTGCACGCCTCCGAGCGTGGCCGGCTCAAGCAGGCGCTGCTCAAGCTCGGCTGGCCGGCCGAGGACCTGGCCGGTTACGTCGACGGCGAGGCGCACCCGATCGAGCTGAGACAGGACGGCTGGACCCTCCGGTCGTACCAGCAGGAGGCGGTCGACGGGTTCTGGGCCGGCGGCTCCGGCGTCGTGGTGCTGCCCTGCGGCGCGGGCAAGACCCTGGTCGGCGCGGCGGCGATGGCCACCGCCAAGGCGACCACGCTGATCCTGGTCACCAACACGGTGGCCGGCCGGCAGTGGAAACGCGAACTGATCGCCCGCACCACGCTCACCGAGGAGGAGATCGGCGAGTACAGCGGCGAACGCAAGGAGATCCGCCCGGTCACCATCGCCACCTACCAGGTGCTGACCGCCCGCCGGGGCGGCAACTTCACCCACCTCGACCTGTTCGGCGCCCGCGACTGGGGCCTGGTCGTCTACGACGAGGTGCACCTGCTGCCCGCGCCGATCTTCCGGTTCACCGCCGACCTGCAGGCCCGCCGCCGGCTGGGGCTGACCGCCACCCTGGTCCGCGAGGACGGCCGGGAGGGCGACGTGTTCTCGCTGATCGGCCCGAAACGCTACGACGCCCCGTGGAAGGACATCGAGGCGCAGGGCTGGATCGCCCCCGCCGAGTGCGTCGAGGTCCGCGTCACGCTCACCGAGCAGGAGCGGATGGCGTACGCGGTGACCGACGCCGAGGAGCGCTACAAGGCGGCCGCCACCGCCCGCACCAAGCTGCCCGTGGTCAAGGCCCTGGTCGCCCGGCACCCGCAGGAGCAGGTGCTGGTCATCGGCGGCTTCCTGGACCAGCTGCACACCCTCGGCGAGTACCTGGACGCCCCGATCGTCGAGGGCTCCACCAGCAACAAGGAGCGGGAGCGGCTGTTCGACGCGTTCCGCTCCGGTGAGCTGCGCACCCTGGTGCTGTCCAAGGTCGGCAACTTCTCCATCGACCTGCCCGAGGCGGCGGTGGCGATCCAGGTCTCCGGCACCTTCGGCTCCCGGCAGGAGGAGGCGCAGCGCCTCGGGCGGGTGCTGCGGCCCAAGGGCGACGGGCGGCAGGCGCACTTCTACTCGGTGGTGTCCCGCGACACCATCGACACCGAGTACGCCGCGCACCGGCAGCGCTTCCTGGCCGAGCAGGGCTACGCCTACACCATCGTCGACGCCGACGACGTTCTCCAGGTGGACTAG